A window from Mytilus galloprovincialis chromosome 8, xbMytGall1.hap1.1, whole genome shotgun sequence encodes these proteins:
- the LOC143042010 gene encoding anhydro-N-acetylmuramic acid kinase-like, translating into MASFSGIGCTTGPSLDGLDLCHVEFTGDVQTDIWGYRIMKATTIPYTPEWQGLLRTACQLSGEQLIRLHVEYGHFVGQTIDEFIQTEGINNLDFVASHGHTVFHQPNLGYTFQLGDGETTAVHLRYPFVCNFGNKDVALGGQGAPLVPNGEKFLFSHKDICINLSGIANIGLRGLQGYDVCPCNYVSNMLANLHDSKLEYDPEGDLARTGKVIDDVLQQLEELVYYKQLPPKSMESEKIENSVLPLLDTKKYQIPDLLRTFAEHVANRLADACKDGRNTLHAGTVSKQNGVIKVLVSGGGSFNTHLIELFQSKLLNEGFDIEIADRDTIVFKEALIFAFLGLRCLLNQENIMASVTGSKFDSISGSIHRPVHSSSSVTRIIRFLMEKNKQRTASSSSICSN; encoded by the exons atggcATCATTTTCTGGGATAGGTTGCACAACTGGACCTTCTTTAGATGGTTTGGACTTGTGTCATGTCGAATTTACAGGTGACGTGCAGACAGATATATGGGGGTACAGAATAATGAAAGCTACGACAATACCATACACCCCAGAATGGCAAGGGTTACTTCGAACAGCATGCCAGCTTAGCGGGGAGCAGCTTATTCGACTTCATGTGGAGTATGGACATTTTGTAGGGCAAACGATTGACGAATTCATTCAAACTGAAGGAATAAACAATTTGGATTTTGTAGCGTCACATGGGCATACTGTTTTCCATCAGCCAAATTTGGGATATACATTCCAGCTCGGAGATGGTGAAACAACTGCTGTACATTTAAGATATCCATTTGTATGTAACTTTGGTAATAAAGATGTTGCACTTGGTGGTCAAGGCGCTCCGCTAGTTCCTAACGGAGAAAAATTTCTCTTCAGTCACAAAGATATATGCATTAATTTGAGTGGAATTGCTAACATTGGTCTAAGGGGACTTCAAGGTTATGATGTTTGTCCATGTAATTATGTTTCAAATATGCTGGCTAATCTACACGACTCTAAACTGGAGTATGATCCAGAAGGCGACTTAGCACGGACGGGAAAAGTGATAGACGATGTCTTACAACAGTTAGAAGAGCTAGTCTACTACAAGCAACTCCCACCAAAGTCAATGGAATCAGAAAAGATTGAAAATAGTGTGCTACCATTACTTGAT acTAAAAAATACCAAATTCCTGATCTACTCAGGACATTTGCTGAACACGTTGCCAACAGATTGGCTGATGCATGCAAAGATGGACGAAATACGTTGCATGCGGGAACTGTTTCCAAGCAAAATGGCGTAATTAAAGTTTTAGTTTCTGGAGGTGGAtcttttaatacacatttaatcgAATTATTTCAATCTAAGCTACTAAATGAAGGATTCGACATTGAGATCGCCGACAGGGACACTATTGTGTTCAAAGAAGCGTTGATATTCGCTTTTCTTGGACTCCGCTGTTTGTTGAATCAAGAAAACATTATGGCATCTGTTACGGGAAGTAAATTTGACTCAATATCCGGGAGCATTCACCGTCCAGTTCATTCAAGTAGTTCCGTTACGAGGATAATTCGATTTTTAATGGAGAAAAATAAACAACGCACAGCCTCGTCATCATCAATTTGCTCCAACTAA